A genomic segment from Elusimicrobiales bacterium encodes:
- a CDS encoding tetratricopeptide repeat protein — protein MKNFNVKTALAAVLLITGISLSPVMKAGFVNWDDDSYVVANPRIVQLDAQNVKAMFTTFHRGLYKPVTMLSLALDYKIAGLNPKMYHATNLALHLANCALVLFIGLELGMGVWAAFFFALFFGIHPMNVESAAWVSERKEVLHGMFFLSAFYSYLRWRAGGGRALLALSPLLFAAGMMVKPQGLFLPVALLIADWAKRRKLSLADKIPLFAVSLGFGALAFYTLHSANMQVQSASFGLWQSICIAAHSLLAYTFRFAMPAGLSAMYPRPNPGTALPWDYLLSPFAALLVWAGLFYVARKDRRAVAGLLFFLAGTGPQLQFFATLPNITFDHYAYIPYLGLLCAAIAAAENIIAASPRLKSRVFALAGAAALVLAGMSFARARVWQDSLSLWSDVLSKHPNSIYAWANFSNARAALGDNAGAEAAINTGMKVTPKTQLEEASLIIQRCGLKIARGDFEGGEADCRRGISISPYNIAAWQNLGVLHAERKNYTAALIAIKTAAAMSPRAADVIGRLAGIYELMGDTETARAAYLHALELNPEYAGARKALVAMLSKSGGDDLRRWLAEHSGIDPNSPPAYLESGKTLLENENFRQAAEDLSQAINLGYGGAQAYAMRGAAYGALKMTDNSLKDYESAIAAQPDFIDAYYNRGFMFIAMRRYGDALRDMNKVLSLKPDSGGAYLNRGGIYLSTGKPAEAAADFSRAIELGYGLSAALSNRAIAYMAMGKGPEAMADLNRALSRNPYDFKALVNRSAVSLRLGDAARSLADAQAAVKIKPGDRAAQDALKRARAAGKKAGNAAARASAAPRAAGG, from the coding sequence AAGCCGGTAACGATGCTGAGCCTCGCGCTGGACTACAAAATAGCGGGACTCAACCCGAAGATGTACCACGCCACCAATCTGGCGCTGCATCTGGCAAACTGCGCGCTGGTGTTATTTATAGGGCTGGAACTGGGAATGGGGGTGTGGGCCGCTTTTTTCTTCGCGCTGTTTTTCGGCATTCACCCCATGAACGTGGAATCCGCCGCCTGGGTGTCAGAGCGCAAGGAAGTGCTGCACGGGATGTTCTTCCTGTCGGCGTTTTACTCCTACCTGCGCTGGCGGGCGGGCGGCGGCAGGGCGCTATTGGCATTGTCTCCGCTGCTGTTTGCCGCGGGGATGATGGTAAAGCCGCAGGGACTGTTCCTGCCCGTCGCGCTGCTGATTGCTGACTGGGCGAAACGGCGGAAACTCTCTCTTGCCGACAAAATCCCGCTGTTTGCCGTGTCGCTGGGGTTTGGCGCCCTGGCGTTTTACACCCTGCATTCCGCCAATATGCAGGTGCAGAGCGCCAGCTTCGGCCTCTGGCAGAGCATCTGCATAGCCGCGCATTCGCTGCTGGCCTATACTTTCCGTTTCGCAATGCCGGCGGGACTGTCGGCCATGTATCCGCGCCCCAATCCGGGAACGGCGCTGCCGTGGGATTACCTGCTGTCCCCGTTTGCCGCGCTGTTAGTATGGGCGGGGCTGTTTTACGTCGCCAGAAAAGACAGGCGCGCCGTCGCCGGGCTGCTGTTTTTCCTGGCGGGAACCGGGCCGCAGCTTCAGTTTTTCGCCACGTTGCCCAATATCACTTTTGACCATTACGCCTATATCCCCTATCTGGGGCTTTTGTGCGCCGCAATTGCAGCGGCGGAAAATATCATAGCCGCCAGCCCGCGGCTGAAAAGCCGCGTTTTCGCGCTTGCCGGCGCGGCGGCGCTTGTGTTGGCCGGCATGTCCTTCGCGCGCGCGCGGGTATGGCAGGATTCGCTAAGTTTGTGGAGCGACGTGCTTTCCAAGCATCCGAACAGCATTTACGCCTGGGCCAATTTCTCCAACGCGCGCGCCGCGCTGGGCGACAATGCGGGCGCGGAAGCGGCCATAAACACGGGCATGAAGGTAACGCCCAAAACGCAGCTTGAGGAAGCCTCGCTGATAATTCAGCGCTGCGGGCTGAAAATCGCGCGCGGCGACTTTGAAGGCGGCGAGGCGGACTGCCGGCGCGGAATCTCCATCTCGCCCTACAATATCGCGGCATGGCAGAATCTGGGCGTGCTGCATGCCGAACGCAAAAATTACACCGCCGCGCTGATAGCCATTAAAACCGCCGCCGCCATGAGTCCCCGCGCAGCCGATGTAATAGGGCGGCTGGCCGGCATATACGAGCTTATGGGCGACACCGAAACGGCCCGCGCCGCGTATCTGCACGCGCTGGAACTGAACCCGGAATACGCCGGCGCGCGCAAAGCGCTGGTGGCGATGCTCTCCAAGTCCGGCGGGGACGATTTGCGCCGCTGGCTGGCAGAACACAGCGGCATTGATCCGAACTCCCCGCCCGCATATCTGGAAAGCGGAAAAACGCTTCTTGAAAACGAAAATTTCCGGCAGGCGGCGGAAGATTTGTCGCAGGCAATAAATCTCGGCTACGGCGGCGCGCAGGCCTACGCGATGCGCGGCGCGGCCTACGGCGCGCTTAAAATGACCGATAATTCGCTGAAGGATTACGAATCCGCCATCGCCGCCCAGCCGGATTTCATAGACGCCTATTACAACCGGGGCTTTATGTTCATAGCCATGCGCCGCTACGGCGACGCGCTGCGCGACATGAACAAAGTGCTAAGCCTCAAGCCGGATTCCGGCGGGGCTTACCTCAACCGCGGCGGCATATACCTTTCCACCGGCAAACCCGCCGAGGCCGCCGCCGATTTCAGCCGCGCCATAGAGCTGGGCTACGGCCTGTCCGCCGCGCTTAGCAACCGCGCCATAGCCTATATGGCCATGGGCAAAGGCCCCGAAGCCATGGCCGACCTCAACCGCGCGCTTTCCAGGAATCCCTATGATTTCAAGGCGCTTGTAAACCGCAGCGCGGTAAGCCTGCGCCTGGGCGACGCCGCCCGATCGCTTGCCGACGCGCAAGCCGCGGTTAAAATCAAACCCGGCGACCGCGCCGCGCAGGACGCGCTAAAGCGCGCCCGCGCCGCCGGCAAAAAAGCGGGCAATGCCGCCGCGCGCGCAAGCGCAGCGCCCCGCGCCGCCGGCGGATAG
- the rsgA gene encoding ribosome small subunit-dependent GTPase A: MQNDITALVTAEHRQAYSVYLDGKTIPAQVAGKFRASAVSRLDFPVVGDSVAVTLHDNGEQAVINEVLPRKSILLRKEVSGGHDAQPLAANIDRVFIVMGLDGNFNTARLERLLVAARDSNAAPAVILTKKDLCPEAELAEKTAAAARCAPGAEIICVCAVSGEGMESVIRLLGSGAACFAGSSGAGKSTIINRLCGYEAAATRPVREDDSRGRHTTVARQLYILPNGARIIDTPGIREFGLECAEGGLGASFPDIEELAAQCRFGNCSHDTEPGCAVKEAISGGRLPPARLKNYLKMQREMFHGQAKHDAKKRMLANRQSRAFARRCRGVLEAKRRLRGG; the protein is encoded by the coding sequence ATGCAAAACGACATTACCGCGCTCGTAACGGCGGAACACAGGCAGGCTTACAGTGTTTATCTGGACGGCAAAACCATCCCTGCGCAGGTGGCGGGAAAATTCAGGGCAAGCGCGGTTTCAAGGCTGGATTTTCCCGTGGTCGGGGACAGTGTGGCCGTAACATTGCATGACAACGGCGAGCAGGCGGTAATCAATGAAGTGCTGCCGCGCAAATCCATTCTGCTGAGAAAGGAGGTTTCCGGCGGGCATGACGCCCAGCCGCTGGCGGCGAATATAGACAGGGTGTTCATAGTGATGGGGCTGGACGGCAATTTCAACACCGCCCGGCTAGAGCGGCTGCTGGTCGCCGCCCGGGACAGCAATGCGGCCCCGGCGGTGATTCTCACCAAAAAAGACCTCTGCCCCGAAGCGGAGCTGGCGGAAAAGACGGCCGCCGCCGCGCGCTGCGCGCCCGGCGCGGAGATAATATGCGTCTGCGCCGTCTCCGGCGAGGGGATGGAATCCGTGATCCGGCTGCTGGGCAGCGGCGCCGCCTGTTTTGCCGGCTCCTCCGGCGCGGGCAAAAGCACGATTATAAACCGGCTCTGCGGCTATGAGGCGGCGGCAACGCGGCCCGTCCGGGAAGACGACAGCCGGGGCAGGCACACCACCGTAGCGCGCCAACTCTATATCCTCCCGAACGGCGCAAGGATAATAGACACCCCCGGCATCCGGGAATTCGGGCTTGAATGCGCGGAGGGCGGGCTTGGCGCGTCTTTTCCCGATATAGAGGAGCTGGCGGCGCAATGCAGGTTCGGAAACTGCTCGCACGATACCGAGCCGGGCTGCGCCGTAAAGGAGGCAATCTCTGGCGGCAGGCTGCCGCCCGCCCGGCTGAAAAATTACCTCAAGATGCAAAGGGAGATGTTCCACGGCCAGGCAAAGCATGACGCGAAAAAGCGAATGCTGGCGAACCGGCAATCCAGGGCATTCGCCCGGCGCTGCCGCGGCGTGTTGGAGGCCAAACGCAGGCTGCGCGGCGGCTGA
- a CDS encoding PBSX family phage terminase large subunit: MRIEVRTTRIFSANLAARAAAVVNVGGARSSKSHSLAQLLIMRAANEQGARIAVTRKTMPALERTAYRLVIDLLKAYGLYDSAFHGRSKKLYQLGDSVFEFFSLDDPEKIKSSEYNYIWMEEANEFSWEDYLALSTRLSAKPAPGEKNRIYISINPSDTGGWIPKRLMRQPDVEVIHSTWRDNPFLPPEYAATINGLKEQDENAWRVYCLGQWGMRRGLVYPDWQPADSPPENPDDTVFGLDFGFNNPTALVRADLKDGALFLDELLYESGLTNSALCERLRAVIPPELSGRPVYADSAEPARIEELVLRGWDARATDKAVLEGIETLRGFRLRVTRRSANLIKEIENYCWRTTPSGAALDEPVRFNDHALDAARYAARTHLRAKPGPDISFI, translated from the coding sequence ATGAGGATTGAGGTGCGGACCACCCGGATATTCTCGGCCAACCTCGCCGCGCGGGCGGCGGCGGTGGTAAATGTGGGCGGGGCGCGCTCTTCCAAATCGCACAGCCTGGCACAACTGCTCATCATGCGCGCCGCAAACGAGCAGGGCGCGCGCATCGCCGTTACCCGCAAGACCATGCCCGCGCTGGAGCGCACCGCCTACCGGCTGGTGATAGACCTGCTCAAGGCCTACGGCCTCTACGACAGCGCCTTCCACGGCAGAAGCAAAAAACTCTATCAGCTCGGCGACAGCGTGTTTGAATTCTTTTCGCTGGACGACCCGGAAAAAATAAAAAGCTCCGAATACAACTATATCTGGATGGAGGAGGCCAACGAATTCTCGTGGGAGGATTATCTGGCGCTTTCCACCCGGCTTTCGGCAAAGCCCGCGCCCGGAGAGAAAAACCGCATTTACATCAGCATCAACCCCTCCGACACCGGCGGCTGGATTCCAAAGCGGCTTATGCGCCAGCCGGATGTGGAGGTGATACATTCCACCTGGCGCGACAACCCCTTCCTGCCGCCGGAGTATGCGGCGACAATCAACGGGCTTAAAGAGCAGGACGAAAACGCCTGGCGGGTTTACTGCCTGGGGCAGTGGGGAATGCGGCGCGGGCTTGTTTACCCGGACTGGCAGCCCGCGGACTCTCCGCCCGAAAACCCGGACGACACCGTTTTCGGGCTGGATTTCGGCTTCAACAACCCCACCGCCCTGGTGCGCGCCGACCTCAAGGACGGCGCGCTTTTTCTGGACGAGCTGCTCTACGAATCCGGCCTCACCAACAGCGCGCTCTGCGAGAGGCTGCGCGCCGTTATCCCGCCGGAGCTTTCCGGCAGGCCGGTATACGCAGACAGCGCCGAGCCGGCGCGCATAGAGGAGCTTGTCCTGCGCGGCTGGGACGCCCGCGCCACCGACAAGGCGGTGCTGGAGGGCATTGAAACCCTCAGGGGGTTCCGGCTGCGGGTAACGCGCCGCTCGGCCAATTTAATAAAGGAGATTGAAAATTACTGCTGGCGGACCACGCCCTCCGGCGCGGCGCTGGACGAGCCGGTGCGCTTCAACGACCATGCGCTGGACGCGGCGCGCTACGCCGCGCGCACGCATTTGCGCGCCAAACCGGGGCCGGACATCAGCTTCATATAG
- a CDS encoding phage portal protein — MNIFRQMLDRAAQTLGYGKSFIAPAAQELPLSGAKLPDPTLNFYRPYARAYADRAWVYVCVSAVADAVASTPMLLKNGKGGNVEKHAALQLLWRPNPFMSGRALRQWLAASLELTGNAYLLKDSVSNGRPGELWPLLSHLVEILPGKSAESPVEGYRYRAGSNSAVYAPQDIIHFKYFNPLDWFYGLAPLAAARFACESLEAAENFNRAFFENSATVSGILSSEARLDDASRRRIVSSWNETHAGPRRAHKVALLEGGLKWQAISVSQKDMDFIAGMKFSREALLAIFRVPPALVGIFDNAPQYGTREQQRIFYQGCVMPKCQLACETLTEFLLPDFDRTGTLYLDSDFSQVSALREDEQGRALAAETYLRAGFPRDEVIDGLALPFSKSARPKGDAQ; from the coding sequence ATGAACATATTCAGGCAAATGCTGGACCGCGCCGCGCAGACGCTGGGATACGGAAAATCGTTTATCGCTCCGGCGGCGCAGGAGCTGCCGCTGTCCGGAGCGAAACTGCCGGACCCCACCCTTAATTTCTACCGCCCCTACGCGCGGGCCTATGCCGACAGGGCATGGGTTTATGTCTGCGTCTCAGCGGTGGCGGACGCGGTGGCCTCCACCCCCATGCTGCTTAAAAACGGCAAAGGGGGCAATGTGGAAAAACACGCGGCATTGCAGCTGCTGTGGCGGCCCAATCCGTTCATGTCGGGGCGGGCGCTGCGGCAATGGCTGGCCGCCTCGCTGGAGCTGACGGGCAACGCATACCTGCTTAAGGATTCGGTTTCAAACGGCAGGCCGGGCGAGCTGTGGCCGCTGCTTAGCCATCTTGTTGAAATACTTCCCGGCAAAAGCGCGGAGTCGCCGGTGGAGGGCTACCGCTACCGCGCCGGCTCAAACTCCGCCGTGTACGCGCCGCAGGACATAATCCACTTCAAATATTTCAATCCGCTGGACTGGTTCTACGGCCTTGCGCCGCTGGCCGCGGCGCGATTTGCCTGCGAATCCCTGGAGGCGGCGGAAAATTTCAACCGCGCGTTTTTTGAAAATTCCGCCACGGTCTCCGGCATACTCTCCAGCGAGGCCCGGCTGGACGACGCTTCCCGGCGGCGCATAGTAAGCTCCTGGAACGAGACCCATGCCGGGCCGCGCCGGGCGCATAAGGTGGCGCTGCTGGAGGGCGGGCTTAAATGGCAGGCCATCTCGGTCTCGCAGAAGGACATGGATTTTATCGCCGGCATGAAATTCAGCCGCGAGGCGCTGCTGGCGATTTTCCGCGTTCCGCCCGCGCTGGTGGGCATTTTTGACAACGCGCCGCAGTACGGCACCAGAGAGCAGCAGCGGATATTCTATCAGGGCTGCGTGATGCCCAAATGCCAGCTCGCCTGCGAAACGCTGACCGAGTTCCTGCTCCCGGATTTTGACCGGACGGGAACCCTGTACCTGGACTCCGATTTTTCGCAGGTGTCCGCGCTGCGCGAGGACGAGCAGGGCCGCGCGCTGGCGGCGGAGACGTATCTGCGCGCGGGCTTCCCGCGCGACGAGGTTATAGACGGGCTGGCGCTGCCTTTTTCCAAAAGCGCCCGCCCGAAAGGAGACGCCCAATGA
- a CDS encoding HK97 family phage prohead protease, with translation MSAESKGVRVSGTRGRPAVKIVPIYRPKIYEQGQNTVIEGYANTKNRPDRYGDVPAVYPKLRDYVYDCAEFLKNPVLMIDHVNAVDHVAGSVVDVHEDETGLFFRAVFSASDYPVVAHARQVYAEGHARGISMAGQFLYENPQSPEQLTLARIYEISLVAVPADPNALAEAMKKAMEAVCDGSCDENTRASRLLSLKSAIDRWTCDMRRRKAKTQPPARG, from the coding sequence ATGAGCGCAGAGAGCAAAGGCGTCCGCGTAAGCGGCACGCGCGGCAGGCCGGCGGTCAAGATAGTCCCCATTTACCGCCCGAAAATATACGAGCAGGGCCAAAACACCGTCATAGAGGGCTACGCCAACACCAAAAACCGCCCGGACCGCTACGGCGATGTTCCCGCCGTCTACCCGAAGCTGCGGGATTACGTCTACGACTGCGCGGAATTCCTGAAAAACCCCGTGCTGATGATAGACCATGTCAACGCGGTGGACCATGTGGCCGGCTCGGTGGTGGACGTGCACGAAGACGAAACCGGCCTGTTTTTCCGCGCGGTTTTTTCCGCGTCGGATTATCCGGTGGTGGCGCACGCGCGGCAGGTTTACGCCGAGGGGCACGCGCGCGGCATCTCCATGGCGGGGCAGTTCCTTTATGAAAACCCCCAGTCGCCGGAGCAGCTGACGCTGGCCCGCATCTACGAGATTTCGCTGGTGGCCGTGCCGGCGGACCCCAACGCCCTGGCCGAGGCGATGAAAAAAGCGATGGAGGCGGTCTGCGACGGCTCCTGCGACGAGAACACGCGGGCCTCGCGCCTTCTTTCGCTTAAAAGCGCCATAGACCGCTGGACCTGCGACATGCGCCGCAGAAAAGCGAAAACACAGCCGCCGGCGCGGGGCTGA
- a CDS encoding phage major capsid protein: protein MNEYDEAVKSISELRKTLETRLDDCITRENAEKIAEDAVRRLHPPEKKALLPQTPEDLAARAEKFRTGAANAPEKPWTSAYGAKFGNMRNFLIAAREHYGMSADGKAAPLAEGGGTGGGYLVPAEFTAEVVRIMGDVSVIMQLANVIPMSGWKRHLPKQLTNVAVGWVAEGAARPVTNPTFGQIEQVAKVLAAVIKCSDELLRDSAVNLTAFLAEIVAENMALEIERVALAGSVSGGDPFDGVLNGSGVNQVSMAGASVCFDDIASLLFSLNAQYARDGVIALSRTGLKKLLALKDTTGSYIWQPPAGNLPATLWNTPYVVSSQIPTNLGTGSDLTAALFGRFKNYLIVSPRQQLEVRVSQDAADWVDSQLQSAFMSDQTWLRFSQALSVDVAYGAAFSCLKFK, encoded by the coding sequence ATGAACGAATACGATGAAGCGGTAAAGTCAATATCCGAACTCAGAAAAACCCTTGAAACCCGGCTGGACGACTGCATCACGCGTGAAAACGCCGAGAAAATCGCCGAGGACGCCGTGCGCCGCCTGCACCCGCCGGAAAAAAAGGCCCTCCTGCCCCAGACGCCCGAGGACCTCGCCGCCCGCGCCGAGAAATTCAGGACCGGCGCGGCCAACGCGCCGGAAAAGCCGTGGACTTCCGCCTACGGCGCGAAATTCGGCAACATGCGCAACTTCCTGATTGCCGCGCGGGAGCATTACGGCATGTCCGCGGACGGCAAAGCCGCCCCGCTGGCCGAGGGCGGCGGCACCGGCGGCGGCTACCTCGTGCCGGCGGAGTTCACGGCGGAGGTGGTGCGCATAATGGGCGACGTCTCCGTCATCATGCAGCTGGCCAACGTGATTCCGATGTCCGGCTGGAAGCGGCATCTGCCCAAGCAGCTCACCAACGTGGCCGTGGGCTGGGTGGCCGAGGGAGCCGCCAGGCCCGTTACAAACCCCACCTTCGGCCAGATAGAGCAGGTGGCAAAGGTGCTGGCCGCCGTAATCAAATGCTCCGACGAGCTGCTGCGCGACAGCGCGGTAAACCTCACCGCCTTCCTGGCCGAAATAGTGGCCGAGAACATGGCGCTGGAGATAGAGCGCGTCGCGCTGGCGGGCAGCGTATCCGGCGGGGACCCCTTTGACGGGGTGCTTAACGGCTCCGGCGTAAACCAGGTGAGCATGGCGGGCGCTTCCGTCTGCTTTGACGACATCGCCTCGCTGCTGTTCTCGCTTAACGCGCAGTACGCGCGGGACGGCGTCATCGCGCTCAGCAGAACCGGCCTTAAAAAGCTGCTGGCGCTCAAGGACACCACAGGCAGCTACATCTGGCAGCCGCCGGCGGGAAACCTGCCCGCGACGCTCTGGAACACGCCGTATGTCGTAAGCTCCCAGATTCCGACCAATCTGGGAACCGGCTCCGACCTGACGGCGGCGCTGTTCGGGAGATTCAAAAACTACCTGATAGTCTCGCCCCGGCAGCAGCTGGAGGTGCGCGTCTCGCAGGACGCGGCGGACTGGGTGGATTCGCAGCTCCAGTCTGCGTTCATGAGCGACCAGACATGGCTGCGCTTCTCGCAGGCGCTGTCCGTGGACGTCGCCTATGGCGCGGCGTTCTCGTGCCTGAAGTTCAAATGA
- a CDS encoding phage head-tail connector protein encodes MALSANALTTLAAAKTSLQIPQDDTSKDSLIELLIESMSAAAESYCSRALARRVILGEPHEVCGRKFTLDQYPAAGLAKIVLNGSEIALDGVELDSQAGIVKLPLAARGAALVDYTAGLCARPEETPRDIQLAIWKWLEDVLSRESGEGISREQLGDYVVDYSDRNGWPPPIVCSLLEIYRAERL; translated from the coding sequence ATGGCTTTATCGGCAAATGCGCTTACAACCCTTGCGGCGGCCAAGACCAGCCTGCAAATACCGCAGGACGACACGTCAAAGGATTCGCTTATAGAGCTGCTCATAGAATCCATGAGCGCGGCGGCGGAATCCTACTGCTCGCGCGCGCTGGCCCGGCGCGTCATCCTGGGCGAGCCGCACGAGGTCTGCGGCAGGAAATTCACGCTGGACCAGTATCCGGCGGCGGGACTGGCGAAAATAGTCCTCAACGGAAGCGAAATCGCGCTGGACGGCGTGGAGCTTGATTCGCAGGCCGGCATAGTGAAGCTGCCGCTGGCCGCGCGCGGGGCCGCGCTGGTGGATTATACCGCCGGGCTGTGCGCCCGCCCCGAGGAGACGCCGCGCGACATCCAGCTTGCGATATGGAAATGGCTGGAAGACGTCCTCTCCCGCGAAAGCGGGGAGGGCATCTCGCGCGAGCAGCTGGGCGATTACGTGGTGGATTATTCAGACCGCAACGGCTGGCCGCCGCCCATAGTCTGCTCGCTGCTGGAAATCTACCGCGCGGAGAGGCTATGA
- a CDS encoding HK97-gp10 family putative phage morphogenesis protein, which yields MRIEAAFANAGEVCAALSAASGAAKAGVAAMLEEEGLAAAERLRQTLSVSARDNGPSRPGGAPRSVNGALAASVSHAVETEEGQVSLSIGAGAPYAPYLEHGTGRMAARPFLLPAFEQLNEAVERRLQTLFAEAGL from the coding sequence ATGAGAATTGAAGCCGCGTTTGCCAACGCCGGTGAAGTCTGCGCCGCGCTTTCCGCCGCAAGCGGGGCGGCGAAAGCGGGCGTCGCCGCCATGCTTGAGGAGGAGGGGCTGGCGGCGGCGGAGCGGCTGCGCCAAACCCTCTCCGTCTCCGCGCGGGACAACGGGCCTTCCCGGCCCGGCGGGGCGCCGCGCTCTGTAAACGGGGCATTGGCCGCATCCGTCTCGCATGCCGTTGAAACGGAGGAGGGGCAGGTTTCGCTTTCCATCGGCGCGGGCGCGCCGTACGCGCCGTATCTGGAGCATGGCACGGGCCGCATGGCGGCAAGGCCGTTTCTGCTGCCCGCGTTTGAACAGTTGAACGAAGCGGTGGAGCGGCGGCTGCAGACGCTTTTTGCGGAGGCCGGGCTATGA
- a CDS encoding Ig-like domain-containing protein encodes MGNVTNIVVGMQSEGTLKIAAQGAQESSAADAGYIKGGIAIAHDENRYAVKVDQALGAVDMVPTDEKMTVKLSLAEATLSNMALAFGYPDGGGGFSFGSKEGAQYRTLYINVKGPGGSLRKYTFWKCSPTGKTSQAYKLDSETVVDVEFDVLCDTAHPAAQRFGCVSDSGADSTPPAAALTVPAPGGGVAAGTKNPLTITFTEAGLMDEGSLRYGIAPDATVMALYGSAPAALVAGALSYCAQSKTLSFTPAANWSAGSYMLVLTTGVKDAAGNRLAAPYFANFTAA; translated from the coding sequence ATGGGAAACGTCACCAACATAGTCGTGGGAATGCAAAGCGAGGGAACGCTCAAAATCGCCGCGCAGGGCGCGCAGGAATCCTCCGCCGCGGACGCGGGATATATAAAAGGCGGCATAGCAATAGCGCATGACGAAAACAGATACGCCGTGAAGGTGGACCAGGCGCTCGGCGCGGTGGACATGGTGCCCACCGACGAGAAGATGACAGTCAAGCTCTCTCTGGCGGAGGCCACCCTTTCCAACATGGCGCTGGCCTTCGGCTATCCGGACGGCGGGGGCGGCTTCTCCTTCGGTTCCAAGGAGGGGGCGCAGTACCGCACGCTCTACATAAACGTCAAAGGCCCCGGCGGCAGCCTGAGAAAATACACTTTCTGGAAATGCTCGCCCACCGGCAAAACCTCGCAGGCCTACAAGCTGGACAGCGAAACCGTCGTGGACGTGGAGTTTGACGTGCTCTGCGACACCGCGCATCCCGCCGCGCAGCGCTTCGGCTGCGTGAGCGATTCGGGCGCGGACAGCACGCCGCCCGCAGCCGCGCTTACCGTTCCCGCGCCGGGGGGCGGCGTCGCCGCCGGGACTAAAAACCCGCTGACTATCACATTCACCGAGGCGGGGCTGATGGACGAGGGCTCGCTGCGCTACGGCATCGCGCCGGACGCGACGGTGATGGCGCTTTACGGCTCCGCCCCAGCGGCGCTGGTGGCGGGCGCGCTGTCTTACTGCGCGCAGAGCAAGACGCTCTCCTTCACGCCCGCCGCGAACTGGAGCGCGGGAAGCTACATGCTGGTTCTGACCACCGGCGTGAAAGACGCGGCGGGCAACCGGTTGGCCGCGCCTTATTTCGCCAACTTCACGGCGGCCTGA
- a CDS encoding M15 family metallopeptidase: MPSRDINDLTKDLQRAYLHMREKYMRRFPGREVILVCTRRSPAEQAELYQSGRSRPGPVLTNCDGVRKLSPHNSDPSRAFDLAVIDGGKYRADARAYEPLGGMALETGIVWGGSWKKLRDFCHFEQKEAK, from the coding sequence ATGCCGTCAAGAGACATAAACGACCTGACAAAAGACCTGCAGCGCGCCTACCTGCATATGAGGGAGAAATACATGCGCCGCTTTCCCGGGCGCGAGGTTATACTGGTATGCACCCGCCGCTCCCCCGCGGAGCAGGCGGAACTCTACCAGTCCGGACGCTCCCGCCCCGGGCCGGTGCTGACCAATTGCGACGGGGTGCGCAAACTCTCGCCGCATAATTCGGACCCGTCCCGGGCGTTCGACCTGGCGGTGATAGACGGCGGCAAATACCGCGCCGACGCCCGGGCCTACGAGCCGCTGGGCGGGATGGCGCTGGAAACGGGCATAGTATGGGGCGGAAGCTGGAAAAAATTAAGGGACTTCTGCCACTTCGAGCAAAAGGAGGCGAAATGA
- the phoU gene encoding phosphate signaling complex protein PhoU — protein sequence MHRHFEEAEAELKKRLLYMGGVAEGMIQSAVKGLVTREAAMFRNVLDDEARANALHLELDDRCIKIIALHQPAASDLRFLVACIKINSDLERIADQAVNMAQTGGILLEYPPLDRKLLDIPRMAVLAGSMLKDSLDALVNRDTELARAVLQRDAEEDKLKSEAFHELMQLMQADSSTVQRALGLILIARNLERIADHATNIAEDVIYMVLGKDIRHPMLDSSQRAENAGNWRDAPA from the coding sequence ATGCACAGGCATTTTGAGGAAGCCGAGGCGGAGCTTAAAAAGCGGCTGCTCTATATGGGTGGCGTGGCCGAGGGCATGATACAGTCCGCCGTAAAAGGCCTTGTAACGCGCGAGGCGGCCATGTTCCGCAACGTGCTGGACGACGAGGCCCGCGCCAACGCGCTTCATCTGGAGCTGGACGACCGCTGCATAAAAATCATCGCGCTTCACCAGCCGGCGGCATCGGACCTGCGTTTTCTGGTGGCGTGCATAAAAATCAATTCCGACCTGGAGCGTATCGCCGACCAGGCCGTCAACATGGCCCAGACGGGGGGGATACTGCTTGAATACCCCCCGCTGGACCGCAAGCTGCTGGACATTCCGCGCATGGCCGTGCTGGCGGGCTCCATGCTAAAAGACAGCCTGGACGCCCTTGTAAACCGCGATACCGAGCTTGCCCGCGCCGTCCTCCAGCGCGACGCCGAGGAGGACAAGCTTAAAAGCGAGGCTTTCCACGAGCTGATGCAGCTTATGCAAGCCGATTCCTCCACGGTGCAGCGCGCGCTGGGGCTGATTCTGATAGCGCGCAACCTGGAGCGCATCGCCGACCATGCCACCAATATCGCCGAGGACGTGATTTACATGGTGCTTGGCAAGGACATCCGCCACCCGATGCTGGACTCGTCGCAGCGCGCGGAAAACGCCGGGAACTGGCGGGATGCTCCCGCGTAG